The proteins below come from a single Zhouia spongiae genomic window:
- the infC gene encoding translation initiation factor IF-3, producing MNDKIRVPEVRLVGDNVEMGVYPTKEAFAKAQELELDLVEISPNAKPPVCKIMDYKKFLYEQKKRDKALKSKATKVIVKEIRFGPQTDDHDYQFKKKHAEKFLKDGAKLKAYVFFKGRSIVYKDQGEILLLRLASELEELGKVEQMPKLEGKRMTMFIAPKKSK from the coding sequence ATTAACGATAAAATTCGTGTACCTGAAGTGAGATTGGTAGGCGATAATGTTGAAATGGGAGTTTACCCAACCAAAGAAGCTTTTGCGAAAGCTCAGGAACTGGAATTAGATTTGGTAGAGATTTCTCCAAATGCAAAGCCTCCCGTTTGTAAAATAATGGATTACAAAAAGTTTCTTTACGAACAGAAGAAACGCGATAAAGCTTTAAAATCCAAAGCAACTAAAGTTATCGTTAAAGAAATTCGTTTTGGTCCGCAAACTGATGACCACGACTACCAATTTAAAAAGAAACACGCAGAGAAGTTCTTAAAAGACGGGGCTAAATTAAAAGCTTATGTGTTCTTTAAAGGACGTTCTATTGTATATAAAGATCAAGGTGAAATTTTACTTTTACGTCTGGCTTCTGAATTAGAAGAGCTGGGGAAAGTAGAACAGATGCCTAAACTTGAGGGTAAGCGTATGACTATGTTCATAGCTCCTAAAAAGTCTAAATAA
- a CDS encoding secondary thiamine-phosphate synthase enzyme YjbQ — translation MKIFQKEIALPQMNRGFHLITDNIECAVPEMKQLSFGQMQVFIKHTSAGLTINENADPTVREDFESHFNVMVPENQAYYHHTYEGSDDMPAHIKASLLGTSVTVPITDGKLNLGIWQGIYLCEHRNKGGCRKLVITVFGS, via the coding sequence GTGAAAATATTTCAGAAAGAAATAGCATTGCCTCAAATGAACAGAGGTTTTCATTTGATAACAGACAATATAGAATGTGCCGTTCCGGAAATGAAACAGTTATCCTTCGGACAAATGCAGGTATTTATCAAGCATACTTCGGCCGGTTTAACGATTAACGAAAATGCCGATCCGACAGTTCGTGAAGATTTTGAATCTCATTTCAATGTAATGGTGCCCGAAAATCAGGCCTATTATCACCATACATATGAAGGATCCGATGATATGCCTGCACACATTAAAGCATCGTTATTAGGAACATCTGTCACAGTACCCATTACCGATGGAAAGTTAAACCTGGGGATATGGCAGGGTATATACTTGTGTGAGCACAGAAACAAGGGGGGATGCAGAAAACTGGTAATTACGGTTTTTGGTTCTTAG
- a CDS encoding HAD family hydrolase — translation MDLSGVRLVVSDMDGTLLNSEGKVSERFFELYHELKKHNIHFAAASGRQYHSITDKLAKIAEDITIIAENGGVAKQNGNELLVTHLPKEKIEYLISLLREVDGVYIVLCGKDKSYIETKEISFIDLFNEYYAAYEIVDDLTLVDHKDILKIAVFHFESSEEHIYPVVKHLENEMQVKVSGQNWLDLSHPDANKGTALRFLQNRLGISKEETMVFGDYNNDLEMIHEAYFSFAMANAHPNIKKSARFETASNNDDGVVQILEQLVKAKNQKP, via the coding sequence ATGGATTTATCTGGAGTCAGACTTGTTGTTAGTGATATGGACGGAACATTACTTAATTCTGAGGGGAAAGTAAGTGAACGTTTTTTTGAATTGTATCACGAATTAAAAAAACATAATATTCACTTTGCCGCCGCCAGTGGCCGTCAGTACCACAGCATTACAGACAAGCTGGCTAAAATAGCTGAGGATATCACTATTATAGCCGAAAATGGAGGTGTTGCCAAACAGAATGGAAATGAATTACTGGTAACTCATCTTCCGAAAGAAAAAATTGAGTACCTTATCAGCTTACTGAGGGAGGTAGACGGGGTTTACATTGTACTGTGCGGGAAAGACAAATCGTATATAGAAACCAAAGAAATATCGTTTATTGACCTGTTTAATGAATATTATGCTGCTTACGAGATTGTAGACGACCTTACGCTAGTTGACCATAAGGATATTCTTAAAATTGCAGTCTTTCATTTTGAAAGCTCTGAAGAACATATTTATCCGGTAGTAAAGCATCTTGAAAATGAAATGCAGGTTAAGGTTTCCGGGCAAAACTGGTTAGATCTATCTCATCCGGATGCCAATAAGGGTACGGCATTACGATTTCTACAAAATCGATTAGGTATTTCCAAAGAAGAAACTATGGTTTTTGGCGATTATAACAATGATCTTGAAATGATCCATGAAGCCTACTTTAGCTTTGCTATGGCTAATGCCCATCCGAATATCAAAAAAAGTGCTCGATTTGAAACTGCCAGTAATAATGACGATGGTGTTGTACAAATTCTGGAACAACTTGTAAAGGCTAAGAACCAAAAACCGTAA
- a CDS encoding GNAT family N-acetyltransferase, with protein MTEILQQDDGKHGKFYITEEDKDVAHMTYTWAGSDKFIIDHTDVNPILKGQGVGLKLVERAIAFARDKRVKIIPLCPFAKATINKHAEWHDIL; from the coding sequence ATGACTGAAATACTCCAACAAGACGACGGGAAACACGGAAAGTTCTATATCACAGAAGAGGACAAAGATGTAGCACATATGACCTATACCTGGGCCGGTAGTGACAAGTTTATTATTGATCACACTGATGTAAACCCTATATTAAAAGGACAAGGCGTAGGATTGAAACTCGTTGAAAGGGCCATAGCTTTTGCCAGAGATAAAAGAGTTAAGATCATTCCCTTATGCCCTTTTGCCAAAGCAACGATAAACAAGCATGCCGAATGGCACGACATCCTTTAA
- the rplT gene encoding 50S ribosomal protein L20, whose amino-acid sequence MPRSVNSVAKRARRKKVLKQAKGYYGRRKNVWTVAKNAVDKAMQYAYRDRRNKKRTFRALWITRINAGARLHGMSYSQFMGQIKANNIELNRKVLADLAMNHPDAFKAIVEKVK is encoded by the coding sequence ATGCCAAGATCAGTAAATTCAGTAGCTAAAAGAGCTCGAAGAAAAAAGGTTTTAAAACAAGCCAAAGGTTACTACGGAAGACGTAAAAACGTTTGGACAGTTGCCAAGAATGCGGTTGATAAAGCGATGCAATATGCATACAGAGACCGTAGAAATAAGAAAAGAACATTCCGTGCTCTTTGGATTACCCGTATTAATGCAGGTGCGAGATTACACGGTATGTCTTATTCTCAGTTTATGGGACAGATTAAAGCTAACAACATAGAACTTAACAGAAAGGTTCTTGCAGACTTAGCTATGAATCACCCTGATGCTTTCAAAGCAATCGTTGAAAAAGTAAAATAA
- the rpmI gene encoding 50S ribosomal protein L35 translates to MPKQKTKSSAKKRFKLTGTGKIKRKHAFKSHILTKKSKKRKLALTHSTLVDKSDENSIKEQLRLK, encoded by the coding sequence ATGCCTAAACAAAAAACAAAATCTAGTGCTAAAAAGCGTTTCAAGCTTACAGGTACTGGTAAAATTAAAAGAAAGCACGCTTTTAAAAGTCACATCTTAACCAAGAAGTCTAAAAAGCGTAAGCTAGCGCTTACTCATTCAACACTTGTTGACAAGTCTGATGAGAACAGCATTAAGGAACAACTACGTTTAAAGTAA
- a CDS encoding TRAP transporter large permease — protein MEILILIISFLIFLILRIPIAYSIGLSALVTLCFSIPSLASFTVVAQRMATGLDSFSLIAIPFFIFAGELMNKGGIAKRLIDLAKSLVGSFPGGLAYVNIIACMLFGAVSGSAVAAASAIGGIMGGRMKKEGYDEGYSAAVNITSSTTGLLIPPSNVLIVYSLASGGTSIAALFIAGYLPGILIGFLLMLVAGIYAYKKKYPTGAKAKIREIIKHFFKALPSLLLLVVVVGGIVAGIFTATEASAVAVLYALILSFIYKEITLQELPEIILKSVGTTSIVMLLVAASMSMSWTMSYENLPQAVTEMLMTISDNKIVVLLVINLILLGVGIFMDITPAVLIFTPIFLPIVTALGIDPVHFGIIMILNLSIGLCTPPVGSVLFVGCSVAELSISRVIKPLMPLFLIMIFGLLLITYIPEITLWLPEWFGF, from the coding sequence ATGGAAATATTAATACTCATTATAAGTTTTCTGATATTTTTAATTTTGCGGATTCCAATAGCATATAGCATAGGGCTGTCTGCATTAGTTACCTTGTGTTTTAGTATTCCGTCTTTAGCATCTTTTACTGTTGTAGCCCAACGAATGGCCACAGGCCTTGACAGCTTTTCTCTAATAGCCATTCCTTTCTTCATTTTTGCAGGTGAGTTAATGAATAAGGGAGGAATAGCAAAACGATTAATCGATCTGGCAAAGTCGCTGGTGGGAAGCTTTCCCGGGGGGCTGGCTTATGTAAACATAATAGCGTGCATGCTTTTTGGTGCCGTTTCAGGATCGGCTGTAGCCGCTGCCTCAGCCATTGGGGGAATCATGGGAGGAAGGATGAAAAAAGAAGGATATGATGAAGGGTATAGTGCTGCCGTAAATATTACATCGTCGACAACAGGATTGCTGATTCCGCCAAGTAATGTCTTAATAGTATATTCACTGGCCAGTGGAGGGACTTCGATAGCAGCCCTGTTTATTGCCGGATATTTACCCGGAATATTAATAGGTTTTTTGCTCATGTTAGTGGCAGGGATTTATGCATATAAAAAAAAGTACCCTACCGGAGCAAAGGCAAAAATCAGGGAAATAATAAAACACTTCTTCAAGGCGCTACCAAGCTTATTATTGCTGGTGGTTGTGGTAGGAGGCATAGTGGCAGGTATTTTTACAGCCACGGAAGCATCGGCGGTAGCTGTATTGTATGCACTGATCTTGTCATTTATCTACAAGGAAATCACACTGCAGGAACTGCCTGAAATTATTTTAAAATCGGTAGGAACGACTTCGATCGTCATGCTGTTGGTGGCTGCATCAATGTCGATGAGCTGGACGATGTCATATGAGAATTTACCACAGGCAGTTACAGAGATGTTGATGACGATATCCGATAATAAGATCGTAGTATTATTAGTGATCAATCTTATTTTATTGGGGGTTGGTATTTTTATGGACATAACCCCTGCAGTACTCATTTTTACACCGATATTCTTGCCTATAGTTACAGCCTTGGGTATTGATCCTGTGCATTTTGGGATTATAATGATTTTAAATCTGAGTATAGGCTTGTGTACGCCACCCGTAGGTTCCGTTTTGTTTGTAGGGTGTAGTGTGGCGGAATTGAGTATTTCGAGAGTAATAAAGCCATTGATGCCTTTGTTTTTAATAATGATTTTCGGGTTGTTACTGATAACCTATATCCCTGAAATAACATTATGGTTGCCTGAGTGGTTTGGTTTTTAA
- a CDS encoding TRAP transporter small permease, which produces MKNKIDNMLEKLLIVLMSVMTLNVLWQVVSRYVLNAPSSFTDELARYLLIWIGMLGAAYATGKRMHLAISLIPSKWMNMYRERILGKISAFCVALFALLVLVIGGGRLVYLTYYLEQKSPALEISLAYIYMVLPISGILMIIYSIGHFKNTPSHSEYSS; this is translated from the coding sequence ATGAAAAATAAAATTGACAATATGCTGGAAAAACTTCTCATAGTACTGATGTCTGTCATGACCTTAAATGTCTTGTGGCAGGTTGTTTCACGTTATGTCCTGAATGCTCCAAGTTCTTTTACCGATGAATTAGCGCGTTATCTTCTCATATGGATAGGTATGTTGGGAGCGGCATATGCTACCGGAAAAAGAATGCATCTGGCAATTTCGCTGATCCCTTCAAAATGGATGAATATGTACAGAGAGCGCATTCTGGGGAAGATTTCAGCTTTCTGTGTGGCCTTATTTGCACTTTTGGTTTTGGTGATTGGAGGAGGGAGATTGGTGTATCTTACTTACTATCTGGAACAAAAATCCCCTGCTCTTGAAATTTCATTGGCTTATATATACATGGTTTTACCCATCAGCGGAATTTTGATGATTATATATAGTATAGGTCATTTTAAAAATACACCAAGTCATTCAGAATATAGCTCTTAA
- a CDS encoding bifunctional 4-hydroxy-2-oxoglutarate aldolase/2-dehydro-3-deoxy-phosphogluconate aldolase has translation MKEKINTILKLRETKIVPVFYHPDVFVCKEVIKTCYEAGIRVFEYTNRGAYAHEDFIILSKYVKEEFPGMVLGAGSVVDAPTAALFIQNGASFIVSPLLNPEIGRVCNRRKIVWIPGCATLTEIGNAHELGADIIKLFPAAQLGGPTFVKAVKGPCPWTEIMVTGGIEPTEEDLKSWFSAGVSSVGIGSSLFKKEWIEQGDYEKIKVMLEQALSLIK, from the coding sequence GTCCCCGTATTTTATCATCCTGATGTGTTTGTGTGCAAGGAAGTTATAAAGACTTGTTATGAAGCAGGGATCAGGGTGTTTGAATACACCAACAGGGGAGCATATGCACACGAAGACTTTATCATCCTTAGTAAGTATGTAAAGGAAGAATTTCCGGGGATGGTTCTTGGAGCAGGTTCGGTAGTCGATGCCCCAACGGCAGCCTTGTTTATACAAAACGGAGCCTCTTTTATTGTATCACCTTTATTAAATCCGGAGATAGGCAGGGTTTGTAACCGGAGAAAAATAGTCTGGATACCGGGCTGTGCCACTTTAACGGAGATAGGCAATGCACATGAATTGGGAGCCGATATAATTAAATTATTCCCAGCCGCTCAGCTGGGAGGTCCGACTTTTGTAAAAGCGGTTAAAGGGCCGTGTCCCTGGACAGAGATCATGGTTACAGGAGGGATCGAGCCAACGGAAGAAGACCTGAAATCCTGGTTTAGTGCAGGTGTAAGCAGCGTAGGTATCGGTTCGTCTTTATTTAAGAAGGAATGGATCGAACAAGGAGATTACGAAAAAATTAAAGTGATGCTTGAGCAAGCTTTGTCATTGATCAAATAA
- the thrS gene encoding threonine--tRNA ligase yields MIKITLPDGSVKEFEVNSTPMDVAKSISEGLARNVISASFNGETIETATPLTTDGSLVLYTWNNDEGKKAFWHSSAHVLAQALEELYPGIKLTIGPAIDNGFYYDVDFGDRTISEKDFVEIEKRMLEIARGKYEFKMRSVSKADALAYYKEQGNEFKVELIDHLEDGTITFCDHATFTDLCRGGHIPNTGHIKAVKLLSAAGAYWRGDEKNPQLTRVYGISFPKQKELKEYLELLEEAKKRDHRKLGKELDLFTFSPKVGQGLPLWLPKGAALRERLEQFLKKAQQKAGYEQVVSPHIGQKELYVTSGHYAKYGEDSFQPIHTPKEDEEFLLKPMNCPHHCEIYNAKPWSYKDLPKRYAEFGTVYRYEQSGELHGLTRVRGFTQDDAHIFCTPEQLDEEFKNVIDLVLYVFGSLGFEDFTAQVSLRDPENPDKYIGSTDNWEKAENAIINAANEKGLNYVVETGEAAFYGPKLDFMVKDALGRKWQLGTIQVDYNLPERFDLSYKGSDDKLHRPVMIHRAPFGSMERFVAILLEHTGGNFPLWLMPEQAIILSLSEKYEKYAEKVLNLLENAEIRALVDNRNETIGKKIREAEMNKIPFMLIVGENEEKEATVSVRKHGEGDLGSMPVKLFTDLVNKEISSNLKPFK; encoded by the coding sequence ATGATCAAGATTACATTACCAGATGGTTCGGTAAAGGAGTTTGAAGTAAACTCAACTCCAATGGATGTTGCCAAGAGTATCAGTGAAGGCTTGGCCAGAAACGTTATTTCAGCTAGTTTTAATGGAGAGACAATAGAAACAGCAACCCCTTTAACCACCGATGGTAGTCTTGTTCTTTATACCTGGAACAACGATGAGGGTAAAAAAGCCTTCTGGCATTCGAGTGCTCACGTTTTAGCCCAGGCTCTGGAAGAACTATACCCAGGCATCAAGTTAACTATTGGTCCGGCTATAGATAATGGTTTTTACTACGATGTTGACTTCGGAGATAGAACAATTTCCGAAAAGGATTTTGTCGAGATTGAGAAAAGGATGCTGGAGATAGCAAGAGGGAAGTATGAATTTAAAATGAGATCCGTAAGCAAAGCTGATGCCCTGGCCTATTATAAGGAACAAGGCAATGAGTTTAAGGTTGAACTTATCGATCATTTAGAAGATGGTACTATTACTTTTTGTGACCACGCTACTTTTACAGATTTATGTCGTGGCGGACATATACCCAACACAGGACATATAAAAGCAGTTAAATTATTGTCTGCTGCCGGAGCTTATTGGAGAGGCGATGAGAAAAACCCACAATTGACAAGGGTATATGGTATTTCATTCCCTAAACAAAAAGAATTAAAAGAATATCTGGAACTACTCGAGGAAGCAAAGAAAAGAGACCACAGAAAGCTTGGCAAAGAGCTGGATTTATTTACTTTTTCTCCGAAAGTAGGACAAGGACTTCCGCTATGGCTTCCAAAAGGAGCTGCCTTGCGTGAGCGTCTTGAACAATTCTTAAAAAAAGCCCAGCAAAAAGCAGGTTATGAACAAGTAGTGTCTCCTCATATCGGACAAAAAGAACTATATGTTACTTCGGGTCATTATGCTAAATACGGGGAAGACAGCTTTCAGCCGATCCATACTCCAAAAGAAGATGAAGAGTTTTTATTAAAACCGATGAACTGTCCTCATCACTGTGAGATCTATAACGCAAAACCATGGAGCTATAAAGATTTACCTAAACGCTACGCAGAGTTCGGAACAGTATACAGGTACGAGCAAAGTGGCGAACTACACGGCCTGACCAGAGTAAGAGGGTTTACTCAGGACGATGCTCATATATTCTGTACTCCCGAACAATTAGACGAAGAGTTTAAGAATGTGATCGACCTGGTTCTTTATGTGTTCGGGTCATTAGGCTTTGAAGATTTTACGGCTCAGGTTTCATTAAGAGATCCTGAAAATCCTGATAAATACATCGGCAGTACGGATAACTGGGAAAAGGCAGAAAACGCTATTATCAATGCAGCCAATGAAAAAGGGCTGAACTATGTTGTAGAAACAGGAGAAGCTGCTTTCTATGGGCCAAAACTAGACTTCATGGTAAAAGATGCCCTGGGAAGAAAATGGCAGCTGGGTACAATCCAGGTGGATTATAACTTACCGGAACGGTTTGACTTATCATATAAAGGAAGTGATGATAAATTACACAGACCGGTCATGATACACAGAGCTCCTTTTGGCAGTATGGAACGTTTTGTAGCCATATTGCTTGAACATACCGGAGGAAACTTCCCTTTGTGGTTAATGCCAGAACAGGCTATCATACTCTCTCTCAGCGAGAAATACGAAAAATATGCTGAAAAAGTTTTAAATTTATTAGAAAATGCCGAAATTCGCGCCCTCGTTGATAACCGCAACGAGACCATAGGGAAAAAAATAAGAGAGGCTGAGATGAATAAAATTCCTTTTATGCTTATTGTCGGAGAAAATGAGGAAAAGGAAGCTACCGTATCGGTCAGAAAACATGGAGAAGGGGATTTGGGTAGCATGCCTGTAAAATTGTTTACGGATTTGGTTAATAAAGAAATCAGTAGTAACTTAAAACCGTTTAAATAA
- a CDS encoding MarR family winged helix-turn-helix transcriptional regulator: MKLPNETIFYSIERAIKEYRRLAQKNISIEIPTITIDQAMVLIFLKKYPDLSQKEIAELVFKDAASVTRTIELMTKNGYLSRSVNHKDKRRYSLRLTEMGVQVLDKMKGIIISNRNKALKGVTDNEIKQVETTLNKIINNCSDHR; this comes from the coding sequence GTGAAATTACCTAATGAAACTATTTTCTATTCTATAGAGAGGGCGATCAAGGAATACCGCAGATTGGCACAAAAGAATATCAGCATTGAGATCCCTACCATAACAATTGACCAGGCCATGGTGCTTATCTTCTTGAAAAAGTATCCTGACCTGTCGCAAAAGGAAATAGCAGAATTAGTTTTTAAAGATGCTGCTTCTGTTACGCGCACCATCGAACTGATGACTAAAAACGGGTACCTGAGCAGATCCGTAAACCATAAAGATAAAAGACGGTATTCTTTACGTCTCACTGAAATGGGAGTACAAGTACTCGATAAAATGAAGGGTATTATAATATCGAATAGAAATAAAGCTTTAAAAGGAGTTACCGACAATGAAATAAAACAAGTAGAAACAACCTTGAATAAAATTATCAATAACTGTAGTGATCACAGATAA
- a CDS encoding TRAP transporter substrate-binding protein, translated as MLKKVLHIILICICLLNVSCKNQSDIKVLKCAHGLDVTHPVHKAMVFMADELKKKSEGKLTIEIYANQQLGSERECLELLQIGGLDMTKVSAAVLANFAPQYEVFGLPYIFKNKEHQFRVLDGDIGQEILSSSDKFLLHGLAFYDSGSRSFYTKEHPIKDPSDLKGKKIRTMESPMAMNMITAMGGAATPISAGELYTALQAGVVDGAENNPPVFYLSRQYEVCKYFSIDEHTSIPDVLLIGTQTLDELTEEEKKWLKEAVQASVKHQRKLWKEAEDEALEGLKEVGVSIIYPDKEPFAQRVQELYQEAAEDEMMKKMINEIKSQE; from the coding sequence ATGTTAAAAAAAGTCCTCCATATAATCCTCATTTGTATTTGTTTGCTCAATGTCAGTTGTAAAAACCAGTCTGATATAAAAGTACTCAAATGCGCACACGGTTTAGATGTAACCCATCCGGTGCACAAAGCAATGGTGTTTATGGCCGATGAGTTGAAGAAAAAATCAGAAGGAAAACTTACCATTGAGATATATGCTAACCAGCAGTTGGGATCAGAAAGGGAATGCCTTGAATTATTACAGATAGGAGGATTGGATATGACCAAGGTTTCAGCAGCTGTCTTGGCAAATTTTGCGCCTCAGTATGAAGTATTCGGTCTTCCTTATATTTTTAAAAATAAAGAGCATCAGTTCAGGGTTTTAGACGGAGACATAGGGCAGGAGATCTTGTCTTCCAGTGATAAGTTTTTATTACACGGTCTGGCTTTCTACGATTCAGGCAGCAGAAGTTTTTATACAAAAGAGCATCCAATCAAAGATCCCTCAGACTTAAAAGGAAAAAAAATACGTACCATGGAAAGCCCTATGGCTATGAACATGATTACCGCTATGGGAGGGGCAGCAACCCCAATATCAGCAGGAGAATTATATACAGCCCTGCAAGCAGGAGTTGTAGATGGAGCTGAAAATAATCCCCCGGTATTTTACCTCTCAAGACAATATGAAGTTTGCAAATACTTTTCCATAGATGAGCATACCTCAATACCCGATGTGTTATTGATAGGAACACAAACATTAGATGAGTTAACTGAAGAAGAAAAAAAATGGCTGAAAGAAGCAGTCCAAGCTTCCGTGAAACATCAGCGAAAACTATGGAAAGAAGCCGAAGACGAAGCATTAGAAGGATTAAAAGAAGTTGGAGTATCTATAATTTATCCGGATAAAGAACCTTTTGCTCAGAGGGTACAGGAATTATACCAAGAAGCTGCCGAAGATGAAATGATGAAGAAAATGATTAACGAGATAAAAAGTCAGGAATAA
- a CDS encoding DUF2264 domain-containing protein, which translates to MERRKFIGTASIAGAMAALLPGETVASTTQSNGNLYAANGSKDRAYWADLLYQMMNPVFTNLANNTLVKNMPVEASPTYDGRKNVTYLEAVGRAAAGMAPWLALPDDDTKEGKMRKDLKQKFLKGIANGVNPSSPDYLNFTKEYQPIVDAAYLAHAFLRAPEALWEPLDDVTKKRVIKEFKALRTRKPWNNNWQLFTALTEAFLLNIGEEWDKEAVNKALGKFKEWYVGDGWYSDGPRFSFDYYNSFVIHPMLVDTLEILASKGVVPKENYDLALKRMIRQVVHQERMISPEGTFPVIGRSITYRNGAFQALAQAALMHQLPEGVSPSQVRCALTAIKKNILGRDTFNKEGWLTLGFCGHQPDVADYYSSTGSMYMASLSFLPLGLPADDDFWMGKPEDWTAKKAWNGKNFKKDYHVDY; encoded by the coding sequence ATGGAAAGAAGAAAGTTTATTGGAACAGCTTCAATTGCCGGAGCTATGGCCGCACTATTGCCTGGTGAAACAGTAGCATCTACTACACAATCGAATGGCAATTTATATGCAGCTAATGGATCGAAAGACAGAGCGTATTGGGCCGATTTGTTGTATCAAATGATGAATCCGGTATTTACCAATTTAGCCAATAATACATTGGTTAAGAATATGCCGGTTGAAGCATCACCGACGTATGACGGAAGAAAAAATGTAACATATCTTGAAGCGGTCGGAAGAGCTGCTGCAGGAATGGCTCCCTGGTTGGCTTTGCCGGATGATGATACGAAAGAAGGTAAAATGAGAAAGGATCTGAAACAAAAATTTCTCAAGGGGATTGCTAATGGAGTAAACCCTTCAAGTCCTGATTATTTAAATTTTACGAAAGAATATCAGCCAATTGTAGATGCTGCTTATTTGGCCCATGCTTTTTTAAGAGCCCCGGAGGCTTTATGGGAACCGCTTGATGATGTTACCAAGAAACGCGTAATCAAAGAATTCAAGGCATTAAGAACACGCAAACCATGGAATAATAACTGGCAACTTTTTACAGCGCTGACCGAGGCCTTTCTTTTGAATATTGGCGAAGAATGGGATAAAGAAGCCGTGAATAAGGCCTTGGGTAAGTTTAAAGAATGGTATGTCGGAGATGGCTGGTATAGCGATGGACCTCGATTTTCTTTTGATTATTATAACTCTTTTGTAATTCATCCTATGTTGGTCGATACACTTGAAATATTGGCTAGCAAAGGAGTCGTTCCAAAAGAGAATTATGACTTAGCATTAAAGCGAATGATCAGGCAAGTGGTGCATCAGGAGCGAATGATTTCACCCGAAGGTACATTCCCGGTTATAGGTCGCTCCATCACCTATAGAAATGGTGCTTTTCAGGCTTTGGCTCAAGCGGCGTTAATGCATCAGCTTCCCGAAGGAGTTAGCCCGTCACAAGTAAGGTGTGCGCTTACCGCTATTAAAAAGAATATTCTGGGTAGAGATACATTCAATAAGGAAGGTTGGTTAACCCTGGGCTTTTGCGGACATCAACCGGATGTAGCCGATTATTATTCTTCAACAGGCAGCATGTATATGGCATCATTAAGCTTTTTGCCTTTAGGGCTACCGGCAGATGACGATTTTTGGATGGGTAAGCCTGAAGACTGGACAGCCAAAAAAGCATGGAACGGGAAGAACTTTAAGAAAGACTATCATGTAGATTATTAA